A stretch of Fusarium poae strain DAOMC 252244 chromosome 2, whole genome shotgun sequence DNA encodes these proteins:
- a CDS encoding hypothetical protein (TransMembrane:1 (o530-550i)): MTTDWRERSEVSDSNPGQQQASDNPNSSQAKNKVACQRCFKRKQKCDRIRPACTACATLGVECIARSQQFDFDSEETGLTPVRVNGYVESLRRRIAELEQKVKEAEIAHIQTRRSFNSDATLPINGKRRRSTDVHIPINHTLQNCDDQSTVEDTMSAIGMLSNKAMAESRTNTGNEPHKLSIIESIFAALAVDGQNPSKSSAMSSQHVSLVDDQPILLTRDLTLSHIQRFIDWSVWLPYIDESRLMQQYDSVVDSHDGRDKPSLYLFNVYLAISIGISMSPETSRLTSLVNSLHSAAIKLLPSILHSQEPFDTLHCMLLLAVFSLFNPAGGSTWHLMGFIWTNCLAAGLHKTAIPQDRLGPDTAYRSDWIFWTVYLLDRSLASSMGRPFGITDDDISVFIPDAPSDNDPDLSPEVRNKLAHSRHLVIHAQLISDICGRREPTPIFSYSNLCFWREFPPPINDTTFPRGYPLDSLDQLACRAMILIVNPPSCTLSNSLLAIGDSPDIKTDAISSCKSLIERLYTKSTNSTVAVSFLDAYNILAAAVFYICLVQRAPHLNQQGFAQTFEVVSKASVLLTQCSTKFIAIGVFQQFLLSLSTKIMEGTASVQEYLEFIPPEIPSHLRSLVQNYASLSHRIS; encoded by the exons ATGACAACTGATTGGCGCGAACGTTCTGAAGTCTCAGATTCCAACCCTGGGCAACAACAAGCCAGTGACAACCCCAATTCGTCACAAGCCAAGAATAAGGTCGCTTGTCAGCGATGCTTCAAGAGGAAACAAAAGTGTGACAGGATACGCCCTGCTTGCACAGCATGCGCTACTTTGGGAGTGGAGTGTATTGCTCGCTCGCAGCAATTCGACTTTGATTCTGAAGAGACTGGTCTTACCCCTGTCAGAGTTAATGG ATACGTCGAGTCCCTAAGACGTCGCATCGCTGAACTCGAGCAAAAAGTCAAAGAAGCCGAGATAGCTCATATCCAGACTCGACGCTCATTCAATTCAGACGCAACACTTCCCATCAATGGCAAAAGGCGCCGTTCCACCGATGTTCATATTCCCATCAACCACACTCTACAAAATTGCGATGACCAGTCAACTGTCGAAGACACAATGAGTGCCATCGGCATGTTATCCAACAAAGCCATGGCCGAGTCCCGTACCAACACAGGCAACGAACCTCATAAACTCTCAATAATCGAGTCCATCTTTGCAGCACTCGCTGTAGATGGCCAGAACCCTTCCAAATCCTCAGCCATGTCTTCCCAACATGTTTCATTGGTTGATGACCAACCCATCCTACTAACGCGTGATTTGACATTGAGTCACATACAGCGTTTCATCGACTGGAGTGTATGGCTTCCATATATCGACGAAAGTCGTTTGATGCAACAATACGATTCAGTCGTTGACTCTCACGATGGTAGAGACAAACCTTCTCTCTATCTCTTCAACGTCTACCTAGCGATTTCGATTGGGATCAGCATGTCACCTGAGACAAGTCGGCTAACAAGTTTGGTCAACAGCCTTCATAGTGCAGCTATCAAACTATTGCCGTCTATTCTGCATTCCCAAGAACCATTTGATACTTTACATTGCATGCTATTATTAGCTGTATTTTCCTTGTTTAATCCTGCCGGCGGTTCTACTTGGCATCTGATGGGGTTTATATGGACAAATTGCTTGGCTGCTGGTTTGCATAAAACTGCTATTCCACAAGATCGTCTTGGGCCTGATACAGCCTATAGAAGCGATTGGATCTTCTGGACAGTTTACCTACTCGATCGGTCTTTAGCCTCCTCTATGGGTAGACCTTTTGGCATCACAGATGATGACATCTCTGTTTTT ATACCCGATGCTCCAAGCGATAACGACCCAGACTTATCTCCAGAAGTGAGAAACAAGCTTGCTCATAGTCGGCACCTTGTAATCCACGCTCAACTCATATCAGACATATGTGGAAGACGTGAACCCACTCCGATTTTCTCATACAGTAATCTTTGTTTCTGGAGAGAGTTTCCACCCCCGATAAATGACACTACCTTTCCACGTGGCTATCCACTTGACTCTTTAGATCAGCTGGCTTGTCGGGCCATGATCTTAATAGTCAACCCACCGTCCTGCACCTTATCCAACTCTCTACTAGCCATCGGGGATTCTCCGGATATCAAGACGGACGCTATCAGTTCATGCAAGAGCTTGATCGAAAGACTATACACCAAATCAACGAATAGCACGGTAGCGGTGTCGTTCTTGGACGCATACAACATCTTGGCAGCTgcagttttttatatatgtCTTGTGCAACGGGCACCCCACCTCAACCAGCAAGGGTTCGCACAGACATTTGAAGTGGTCAGCAAAGCATCTGTCCTACTGACGCAGTGTTCGACAAAGTTCATTGCCATTGGCGTGTTCCAGCAGTTCTTGTTGTCACTGTCAACCAAGATTATGGAGGGTACAGCAAGTGTTCAG GAATATCTAGAGTTTATACCGCCAGAAATACCCAGCCACCTGCGGTCTCTAGTACAGAACTATGCTTCTTTGAGCCATCGTATCAGTTAA
- a CDS encoding hypothetical protein (TransMembrane:12 (i56-73o96-119i126-150o156-176i188-208o220-242i293-310o316-346i358-376o382-400i420-439o445-466i)) produces the protein MASPIDSKPGSLDTKRNVEYDENAPERDEVLERYELIRDKTPEERAAIEKSLVRKLDWKFLAMVTAMLMMNYLDRINVSNARLAGMQEDLHMTDTMWSLGISLFYVGYIISQIPANVIIAKGRPRILLPSCMMAWSVVTICMPAVTAGWGFCLCRFLIGLVEGPFVPAVSLMTSSWYTKHESPLRMGIWHAGNTISQAISGLLAAGILTNMEGVANIRAWKWFLLIEGAVSILVAIVSFRYIPNFPDNTGTYFITEEEAEMAQYRQAVSAGGLSEDDAGDYWGGFWMCMKDPFSHLFAAIHFCLIIAQSYKDFFPSIVATLGFSGTTTFLIQAPPPIIAFLVTLVISWSSGKRLEHGYHIIVPILFTLIGTCIMITQDNVGARYFSMILLVIGPFVGLNLQISWETTVVPRPRTKRAALIAYANCVSSVSHWFTPYFFLRNQEPYYQTAGGAIIAGCGLVVIFVLITKWYVHKKNKELEAAENASGEPKGWRFAG, from the exons ATGGCCAGTCCTATTGATTCAAAACCTGGCTCCTTGGATACCAAACGAAATGTGGAATACGACGAGAATGCTCCTGAACGCGACGAGGTTCTCGAGCGATACGAGCTCATCAGGGACAAGACTCCAGAAGAACGGGCTGCTATTGAAAAGTCACTCGTACGGAAACTTGACTGGAAGTTTCTCGCAATGGTCACAGCCATGCTTATGATGAA TTACCTCGATCGAATCAATGTCTCCAACGCTCGTCTCGCCGGCATGCAAGAAGACTTACACATGACTGACACTATGTGGTCTCTCGGTATCTCTTTGTTCTACGTCGGATACATCATTTCTCAGATCCCCGCCAATGTCATTATCGCAAAGGGAAGACCCCgtattcttcttccttcttgtaTGATGGCATGGTCTGTCGTCACTATCTGTATGCCCGCTGTTACTGCAGGCTGGGGTTTTTGTTTATGTCGATTTCTTATTGGACTCGTGGAAGGACCCTTTGTTCCGGCCGTGTCTCTCATGACATCGTCTTGGTACACAAAGCACGAGTCACCTTTGAGGATGGGTATCTGGCACGCAGGAAACACAATCTCTCAGGCGATATCAGGTCTCCTCGCAGCTGGAATATTGACCAACATGGAGGGTGTCGCCAACATCAGAGCGTGGAAGTGGTTCCTGCTTATTGAAGGGGCAGTGAGCATCCTCGTTGCCATTGTCAGCTTTCGTTACATTCCCAACTTCCCTGATAACACTGGAACGTACTTCATTacagaggaagaggctgagaTGGCGCAATACCGTCAGGCCGTTTCTGCTGGTGGTTTGTCTGAAGATGATGCTGGTGACTACTGGGGAGGTTTCTGGATG TGCATGAAAGACCCATTTTCACATCTCTTTGCGGCCATCCACTTCTGCTTGATCATTGCACAATCCTACAAGGACTTTTTCCCATCTATCGTTGCTACTCTGGGCTTCTCTGGTACGACGACGTTTCTTATAcaagctcctcctccaaTCATTGCCTTTCTTGTGACCTTGGTTATCTCATGGTCTTCTGGAAAGCGATTGGAACATGGTTACCACATCATAGTTCCCATTTTGTTCACATTGATCGGAACCTGCATTATGATTACGCAAGATAACGTTGGAGCACGATATTTCTCAATGATCCTTCTTGTCATCGGTCCATTTGTTGGTCTGAAT CTTCAAATTTCTTGGGAAACTACTGTTGTACCTCGACCTCGTACCAAGCGTGCCGCTCTAATCGCCTATGCCAACTGTGTTTCTTCTGTATCTCACTGGTTCACACCTTACTTCTTCCTACGAAACCAGGAGCCATACTACCAGACTGCAGGAGGCGCGATTATCGCGGGCTGTGGTCTCGTCGTTATTTTCGTCTTGATTACGAAATGGTATGTtcacaagaagaacaaggaattGGAAGCTGCAGAGAATGCTTCTGGAGAGCCTAAGGGATGGAGATTTGCTGGATAA
- a CDS encoding hypothetical protein (SECRETED:SignalP(1-18)), which produces MRFSSTFSLASFAASAAAHSFDSAKSDLDGSVWQSLTSINTRSWSTVPRNRPTKRQSGWNPPSNLAGALKEVWDHEVKTYSDALGFKNYGWDQVIAGKGKLNVCVRWESSASVTAEQRTEVATALQDSYTSWMKWVSGWDNFPYEDVKINVVGWAVKDKNLLQGSTDGLDIYTDTDAEGIPQCSEKCGRFFHQDGDYSQCPGGAERHYDNSLWLTDGMQGGAGGDWGQRIGREYFMDLLDTKNIHILQHEIGHTFALDDFYDWTPTGQSKFIMLAGSAAEVTEFDGWMLRNWWYELSRERGWQSSVSSSDTKTVESTKDKVTSTPVSAKPTTTKPATTLQTTTTVKKAVAETTTGEGAEPKLESGVSAAAYAQCGGGASYSGPTKCASGLKCTEHNEWYSQCL; this is translated from the coding sequence ATGCGTTTCTCTTCAACTTTTAGTCTTGCGTCCTTCGCTGCCTCTGCCGCAGCCCACTCCTTCGACTCAGCCAAGTCCGATCTCGATGGCTCTGTATGGCAGTCCCTTACGTCTATCAACACTCGTTCTTGGAGTACCGTCCCTCGAAACCGCCCCACGAAGCGCCAGTCAGGATGGAACCCCCCCTCAAACCTCGCAGGAGCTCTCAAGGAAGTTTGGGACCACGAAGTCAAAACTTATAGCGACGCTCTGGGTTTTAAGAACTACGGATGGGATCAAGTCATTGCTGGAAAGGGCAAGCTCAATGTCTGTGTTCGTTGGGAGTCGAGTGCTTCTGTGACAGCTGAGCAACGAACCGAGGTTGCTACCGCGTTACAGGACTCTTATACTAGTTGGATGAAGTGGGTTTCTGGATGGGACAACTTTCCTTATGAGGACGTCAAGATTAATGTTGTCGGGTGGGCTGTCAAGGACAAGAATCTCCTCCAGGGCTCAACTGACGGCCTGGACATTTACACCGACACCGACGCAGAAGGCATTCCCCAATGCTCTGAGAAGTGCGGTCGCTTCTTCCATCAAGATGGCGACTATAGTCAGTGTCCCGGCGGTGCGGAACGACACTATGACAATTCTCTTTGGCTCACCGACGGTATGCAGGGTGGTGCTGGCGGTGACTGGGGCCAACGCATCGGTCGAGAATACTTCATGGACCTCCTTGATACAAAAAACATCCACATCCTGCAGCACGAGATCGGTCATACTTTTGCCCTGGATGATTTCTATGACTGGACTCCCACTGGCCAGTCCAAGTTCATCATGCTTGCCGGTTCTGCTGCTGAAGTTACTGAGTTTGATGGCTGGATGCTGCGAAACTGGTGGTACGAGCTATCTCGGGAACGTGGCTGGCAATCTAGTGTCTCTAGCTCGGATACCAAGACTGTTGAGTCCACTAAAGACAAGGTTACTTCTACGCCCGTCAGTGCTAAACCCACTACTACTAAGCCCGCTACTACCTTGCAGACAACTACCACGGTCAAGAAGGCTGTAGCTGAGACTACTACCGGAGAGGGAGCTGAGCCAAAGTTAGAATCTGGTGTTTCCGCTGCTGCTTATGCTCAGTGTGGTGGTGGAGCTAGTTACAGTGGTCCAACCAAGTGTGCTTCTGGCCTGAAATGTACCGAGCACAATGAGTGGTATTCGCAGTGTCTCTAA
- a CDS encoding hypothetical protein (SECRETED:SignalP(1-19)) translates to MHFPTVLASIAAFSSAAIAAPPKEKPYVGVAIMTVNAPISGEHSTLPQNVPLGVLTHQDGVQITELEIVNAFSTVKGVKAPKNDQIVCQMYKDQYGTLPGSAEFTVENPAVISTNSVALGWILCRVKASS, encoded by the coding sequence ATGCATTTTCCCACTGTTCTCGCCAGCATCGCTGCCTTCTCCTCAGCCGCCATTGCAGCCCCTCCAAAGGAAAAGCCTTACGTCGGTGTCGCAATCATGACAGTCAACGCACCCATCAGCGGCGAACACAGCACTCTTCCTCAAAACGTCCCACTTGGCGTCCTCACTCATCAGGACGGTGTCCAAATCACCGAGCTCGAGATCGTCAACGCTTTCTCAACTGTCAAGGGGGTCAAGGCCCCTAAGAATGACCAGATTGTTTGTCAAATGTACAAGGACCAGTACGGGACTCTTCCTGGCAGCGCCGAGTTTACGGTTGAAAATCCCGCCGTGATCAGCACAAACTCTGTTGCTCTTGGTTGGATTCTTTGCCGTGTTAAGGCTTCTTCTTAG